One stretch of Tepiditoga spiralis DNA includes these proteins:
- a CDS encoding 2-hydroxyacid dehydrogenase, whose translation MIFLFRHILNDYWKTKINYLENKYKLKIITDENVDISKVDALIGGTISKEELKKAKNLKIIFVPYSGVNILPSNEIIEKKIIVANAKGNGKIVAERAIALALSLLGRIPEFHNDLSRGIWHGFTIGEKPNTSWTSIREKKCGILGTGSIGGYIAKYLKPFECKTIGFKKNINNKVENFDELSNDINYVVNKSDIIFVALPLTEKTRNLISEDILYKMKGKYLINVGRGPIVNEKALYESIKNNILAGAAIDVWYDYPNKENKYKIPSKYPIHTFKNVIVSPHVAGFNEESVRYSIDWTIENIESYINTGKPKNIVDMKEKY comes from the coding sequence ATGATATTTTTATTTAGACATATATTAAATGATTATTGGAAAACTAAGATAAATTATCTTGAAAATAAGTATAAATTAAAAATAATAACTGATGAAAATGTTGATATTTCAAAAGTTGATGCTTTAATTGGAGGGACTATTTCAAAAGAAGAACTTAAAAAAGCTAAAAATTTAAAAATTATTTTTGTTCCATATTCAGGAGTAAATATATTACCTTCGAATGAAATAATTGAAAAAAAAATAATTGTTGCAAATGCAAAGGGAAATGGAAAAATAGTTGCAGAAAGAGCTATAGCATTAGCTTTATCGCTTCTTGGAAGAATTCCAGAATTTCATAATGATCTTTCAAGAGGAATTTGGCATGGATTTACTATTGGAGAAAAACCAAATACTTCTTGGACAAGCATTAGAGAAAAAAAATGTGGGATTTTAGGTACAGGGAGTATAGGTGGATACATTGCTAAGTATCTTAAACCATTTGAATGTAAAACAATTGGTTTCAAAAAAAATATTAATAATAAAGTAGAAAATTTTGATGAATTGAGTAATGATATTAATTATGTTGTTAATAAAAGTGATATAATTTTTGTGGCCCTTCCATTAACAGAAAAAACAAGAAATTTAATAAGTGAAGATATTTTATATAAAATGAAAGGTAAGTATTTAATAAATGTTGGTAGAGGACCAATAGTAAACGAAAAAGCTCTTTATGAAAGCATTAAAAATAATATTTTGGCAGGAGCAGCTATAGATGTTTGGTATGATTATCCAAATAAAGAAAATAAATATAAAATTCCTTCAAAGTATCCTATACATACATTTAAAAATGTTATAGTTTCCCCACATGTAGCTGGATTTAATGAAGAATCAGTTAGATACAGTATTGACTGGACAATTGAAAATATTGAATCGTATATTAATACTGGTAAACCAAAAAATATAGTTGATATGAAAGAAAAATATTAA
- a CDS encoding TolB family protein: MKKYIVFFILLFSVFMYAQSMVKNMMLITIHDKQWITNRVAKKISELSEYMYNTKIIEKTPYGYITDDSTEVWENINIEADVYLNITSDASTNKIRAYGSFKNGTFDLSSDIKDTEEWVEYFSGKTLEKIAENRFLYDKTWDVLQLTYWKGVDEYPIYSNGKLYFISDRYSGNREINIINFKTGYQTTIQLELSSEYFPDVSPNGKYVVFQTSMFGKWDIVLYNTETSEFKRISPEGLNAYSPYFYDDSLILFSMGTKENKNIMEIWIYDILNDEVKQITNDKTIMKFRPIKWNKNKIAFYGQDLKNADLNIYYIDNEKIKTLLNGEYNQADSWSDGSNLLLYSQFQFGNFRIFSYDNKNIKNLTYMISDDCYYPSFSPDKKFVFFGVYYKDKEPDIFVIRRN, encoded by the coding sequence ATGAAAAAATATATAGTTTTCTTTATATTATTATTTTCTGTTTTTATGTATGCACAAAGCATGGTAAAAAATATGATGTTAATAACAATCCATGATAAACAATGGATTACTAATCGTGTTGCAAAAAAAATTTCCGAATTATCAGAGTATATGTATAATACAAAAATTATAGAAAAAACACCTTATGGTTATATAACAGATGATTCAACAGAAGTTTGGGAAAATATAAATATAGAGGCAGATGTATATTTAAATATTACTTCAGATGCTTCTACTAATAAAATTAGAGCCTATGGAAGTTTTAAAAATGGAACATTTGATCTGTCTTCAGATATAAAAGATACAGAAGAATGGGTAGAATATTTTTCTGGAAAAACTTTAGAAAAAATAGCAGAAAATAGATTTTTATATGATAAAACTTGGGATGTTTTACAATTAACTTATTGGAAAGGTGTAGATGAATATCCTATTTATTCTAATGGTAAATTATATTTTATAAGTGATAGATATAGTGGTAATAGAGAAATAAATATAATAAACTTTAAAACAGGATATCAAACTACTATACAACTTGAATTATCCTCAGAATATTTTCCTGATGTATCACCAAATGGAAAGTATGTAGTTTTTCAAACATCAATGTTTGGAAAATGGGATATAGTATTGTACAATACTGAAACAAGTGAATTTAAAAGAATTTCTCCAGAAGGATTAAATGCTTATTCACCTTATTTTTATGATGATTCTTTAATTTTATTTAGTATGGGAACAAAAGAAAATAAAAACATAATGGAAATATGGATTTATGATATATTGAATGATGAAGTAAAACAAATTACAAATGATAAAACTATTATGAAATTTAGACCAATAAAATGGAATAAAAATAAAATAGCTTTTTATGGTCAAGATCTAAAAAATGCTGACTTAAATATTTATTATATTGATAATGAAAAAATAAAAACATTATTAAACGGTGAATACAATCAAGCTGATTCATGGTCAGACGGTTCAAATCTCTTGTTATATTCACAATTTCAATTTGGAAATTTTAGAATATTTTCTTATGATAATAAAAATATAAAAAATCTAACTTATATGATATCGGACGACTGTTACTACCCAAGTTTTTCACCAGATAAAAAATTTGTTTTTTTTGGAGTTTATTATAAGGATAAAGAACCAGATATTTTTGTAATTAGAAGAAATTAA
- a CDS encoding AAA family ATPase yields the protein MKTLLISLSIKNFGLFREAHVNFDEKFNILTGESGAGKSMFISAIKALTTGNIPSNMKNNDGSISAYFTVESIKDILNKYIDIEDNELIISANFSLKKTLFRINGTIVPKSTIKTVGKYLIEIHSQDSNVIFRDSSYQNKLIFNILRKKFTNDFKKYDNLFNEYLKLNKKLKKLPSDPSEVYRKIDLLKYQIDEIKVVNPKIGEDDELTEHFNALNNVELIKNNVYENLSILKDSEINVYNLVGDIVYNINKVSKYGFNTEADLALSIQEEVNELYSMLESKLFELDVDKDELQLISEKLNNIIELKRKYGPTIEDIIEKYETMKKDLLEYQELQKIMDKIKPQIKDLKEKMKIESEFIINKSMKYLKKLKINIENNLKDLNMPHAEIDFYFEKKTEPDINSFYSCELLLKTTPQSDFLKLNKIASGGEMSRILLAMEEVIGKNHYVDTMLFDEVDSGVGPRMADTVGKKLNELSSKKQIITITHMPQVANFGTKHFKIQKNKENNSVYSKIIELKNVDREKEIKDMYGNIVY from the coding sequence GTGAAAACTTTGCTAATTTCTTTGTCAATTAAAAACTTTGGTTTGTTCAGAGAAGCTCATGTTAATTTCGATGAAAAATTTAATATATTAACAGGTGAATCAGGTGCAGGAAAATCTATGTTTATATCAGCTATAAAAGCTTTAACAACTGGAAATATACCTTCAAATATGAAAAATAATGATGGTAGTATATCAGCTTATTTTACTGTAGAAAGTATAAAAGACATACTTAATAAATATATTGATATTGAAGATAATGAATTGATTATATCTGCAAATTTTTCGTTAAAAAAAACTTTGTTTAGGATAAATGGAACAATAGTTCCAAAAAGCACAATAAAAACTGTTGGAAAATATTTAATAGAAATACATTCTCAAGATTCAAACGTTATATTCAGAGATAGCTCATATCAAAATAAATTAATTTTTAATATTTTAAGAAAAAAATTTACAAATGATTTTAAAAAATATGATAATTTATTTAATGAATATTTAAAATTAAATAAAAAATTAAAAAAATTACCTTCAGATCCATCTGAAGTATACAGAAAAATAGATTTATTAAAGTATCAAATAGATGAAATAAAAGTAGTTAATCCTAAAATTGGCGAAGATGATGAATTAACTGAACATTTTAATGCTCTAAATAATGTTGAATTAATTAAAAATAATGTATATGAAAATCTTTCTATTTTAAAAGATAGTGAAATAAATGTTTATAATTTAGTTGGAGATATAGTATACAATATAAATAAAGTATCAAAATATGGTTTTAATACTGAAGCAGATTTAGCTCTCTCTATACAAGAAGAAGTTAATGAGCTTTATAGTATGCTTGAATCAAAGCTTTTTGAATTAGATGTTGATAAGGACGAGTTACAATTGATATCTGAAAAATTAAATAATATAATTGAATTAAAAAGGAAGTATGGTCCTACAATAGAAGATATTATTGAAAAATATGAAACAATGAAAAAAGACTTATTGGAATATCAAGAATTACAAAAAATAATGGATAAAATAAAACCACAAATAAAAGATTTAAAAGAGAAAATGAAAATAGAAAGTGAATTTATAATTAATAAAAGTATGAAATATTTAAAAAAATTAAAAATAAATATAGAAAATAATTTAAAAGATTTAAATATGCCACATGCTGAAATTGATTTTTATTTTGAAAAGAAAACAGAACCAGATATAAATTCTTTTTATAGTTGTGAACTTTTATTAAAAACAACTCCACAAAGTGATTTTTTAAAATTAAATAAAATTGCTTCTGGAGGAGAAATGTCAAGAATTTTATTGGCAATGGAAGAAGTTATTGGAAAAAATCATTATGTAGATACAATGCTTTTTGATGAAGTCGATTCTGGAGTTGGTCCAAGAATGGCAGATACTGTTGGAAAAAAATTAAATGAATTATCTTCAAAAAAACAAATAATAACAATTACACATATGCCACAAGTTGCCAATTTTGGAACAAAACACTTTAAAATTCAAAAGAATAAAGAAAATAACAGTGTATATTCCAAAATTATAGAATTAAAGAACGTTGATAGAGAAAAAGAAATTAAAGATATGTATGGAAATATTGTGTATTAA
- a CDS encoding diguanylate cyclase — protein MQKKILIVDDSKVWREFLKDSLENKGHIVEVANDGIEGINKAFDFLPEVIITDYVMPKMNGIQLCRFIRSYNTFKSAGVILLTASEDTLNSFWSLRSGVDLFIKKSSDNKKMLNEILNFLENNFNVEWSRELYKYRKEPFGELVDILEETLKFEIINKEILKLSNYINDDEYMMRRIFMILKELIDFENFYLMILTSSSGRIYAFSSNNSKINQKILKNKLFYLLQKPITPSEWVYKGNMFEEKILREPANLVSFPIVHESNEIGLISFENPKQKNELYDFYGSIAENLGILIYSINTFIEYKMASEIDSLTKLYNKKKILSKLSEYIHLLKREYIELSVAMFDIDDFKKINDTHGHLIGDLVLKNIGKIIKNSLRESDFAGRYGGEEFFILLPYTNVELAGNISQRILKNIESFDWEKEINKKINITISGGISSVKKGDLITTIIETADKNLYKAKRAGKNRIFIEGIEKQKSC, from the coding sequence ATGCAAAAAAAAATACTGATTGTAGATGATAGTAAAGTTTGGAGAGAATTTTTAAAAGACTCATTAGAAAATAAAGGTCATATAGTAGAAGTTGCTAATGATGGAATAGAAGGAATAAATAAGGCTTTTGATTTTTTACCAGAAGTAATTATAACAGATTATGTAATGCCAAAAATGAATGGCATACAACTTTGTCGGTTTATAAGAAGTTATAATACATTTAAAAGTGCTGGAGTAATTTTATTAACTGCTTCAGAAGATACTCTTAATTCTTTTTGGAGTTTAAGAAGTGGTGTTGATTTATTTATAAAAAAATCATCTGATAATAAAAAAATGTTAAATGAAATTCTTAATTTTTTAGAAAACAATTTTAATGTAGAGTGGTCAAGAGAATTATATAAATATAGAAAAGAACCATTTGGAGAACTTGTTGATATATTAGAGGAAACTTTGAAATTTGAAATAATAAATAAAGAAATTTTAAAACTATCGAATTATATTAATGACGATGAATATATGATGAGAAGAATATTTATGATTTTAAAAGAATTAATAGATTTTGAAAATTTTTATTTAATGATTCTTACATCAAGCTCTGGTAGAATTTATGCTTTTTCAAGTAATAATTCAAAAATAAATCAAAAAATATTGAAAAACAAATTATTTTATTTATTACAAAAACCAATTACTCCATCTGAATGGGTATACAAAGGAAATATGTTTGAAGAAAAAATACTTAGAGAACCAGCTAATTTAGTTTCATTTCCAATTGTTCATGAAAGTAATGAAATAGGATTAATTTCTTTTGAAAATCCAAAACAAAAAAATGAACTATATGATTTTTATGGAAGCATAGCAGAAAATCTTGGAATATTAATTTATTCCATAAATACTTTTATAGAATATAAAATGGCTTCAGAAATTGATTCTTTGACAAAACTTTATAATAAAAAAAAGATATTATCAAAGTTGTCAGAATACATACATTTATTAAAAAGAGAATATATTGAATTATCAGTTGCAATGTTTGACATAGATGACTTTAAAAAAATTAATGATACGCATGGTCATTTAATTGGTGATTTAGTTTTAAAAAATATTGGTAAAATAATAAAAAATTCTTTAAGGGAAAGTGATTTTGCTGGTAGATATGGAGGAGAAGAGTTTTTTATACTATTACCTTATACTAATGTTGAGCTAGCAGGGAATATTTCTCAAAGAATATTAAAAAATATTGAAAGTTTTGATTGGGAAAAAGAAATTAATAAAAAAATAAATATAACTATTAGTGGAGGTATTTCTTCTGTAAAAAAAGGTGATTTAATTACTACAATTATAGAAACCGCTGATAAAAATCTTTATAAAGCAAAAAGAGCTGGAAAAAATAGAATATTTATTGAAGGAATAGAAAAACAAAAAAGCTGTTAA
- a CDS encoding GatB/YqeY domain-containing protein: protein MLKEKLMEDLKKFMKEKNQIALNTVKLLRSEIKKAEIDTQKELNDDEIIKIIKKQVKMRNESIKQFKDAGRNDLVVNEEKEIAFLKNYLPEEMSEEEIKNIISSIIKEMNATPKQFGLVMKTAIQKIGNQADGSIISKIVKEILG, encoded by the coding sequence ATGTTGAAAGAAAAATTAATGGAAGATTTAAAAAAGTTCATGAAAGAAAAAAATCAAATTGCTTTAAATACAGTAAAATTATTGAGATCAGAAATAAAAAAAGCGGAGATAGATACACAAAAAGAACTAAATGATGATGAAATTATAAAAATAATAAAAAAGCAAGTTAAAATGAGAAACGAATCAATAAAACAATTTAAAGATGCTGGAAGAAATGACTTAGTAGTAAATGAAGAAAAAGAAATAGCGTTTTTAAAAAATTATTTACCAGAAGAAATGAGTGAAGAAGAAATAAAAAATATAATAAGTTCAATAATAAAAGAAATGAATGCAACACCTAAACAATTTGGATTAGTAATGAAAACTGCTATTCAAAAAATTGGAAATCAAGCAGATGGTTCTATAATATCAAAAATAGTAAAAGAAATTTTAGGATAA
- a CDS encoding HEAT repeat domain-containing protein yields MYKEDIIQKIVEEKGIEAIPNLVKLLEDSDPDTRELARDVIGVMGESANEYLFEDFKKRFDKNLEDDMVMLYLAEILSQNGYKEIIPYLERMINNYTDERAFPIIVEHLWRLTKEERYLDILTTFLDDDDAVQEIAIMGISHVPTKKGIDVLVDKYNNSKENSSRALILDSILQIIINDFKLVPYLQEKDREIANKLRWHWETFK; encoded by the coding sequence ATGTATAAAGAAGATATAATACAAAAAATAGTTGAAGAAAAAGGTATAGAGGCTATACCAAATCTTGTAAAGTTATTAGAAGATAGTGATCCTGATACAAGAGAACTTGCACGAGATGTAATTGGAGTAATGGGTGAAAGTGCAAATGAATACTTGTTTGAAGATTTTAAAAAGAGATTTGATAAAAACTTAGAAGATGATATGGTTATGTTATATTTAGCAGAGATTTTATCTCAAAATGGTTATAAAGAAATAATACCTTATTTAGAACGTATGATAAATAATTATACTGATGAAAGAGCATTTCCAATAATAGTAGAACATCTTTGGAGACTTACAAAAGAGGAAAGATATTTAGATATACTAACAACTTTTTTAGATGATGATGATGCTGTACAAGAAATAGCAATTATGGGTATAAGCCATGTTCCAACTAAAAAAGGTATAGATGTTTTAGTTGATAAGTATAATAATTCAAAAGAAAATTCATCAAGAGCTTTAATATTAGATTCTATTTTACAAATTATAATAAACGATTTTAAATTAGTTCCTTATTTACAAGAAAAAGATAGAGAAATAGCAAATAAATTACGTTGGCATTGGGAAACTTTTAAATAA
- a CDS encoding GAF domain-containing protein gives MRSVFRDITDNFFEILSYKKEEWNKFWHIYKIKVPYVELYQKKNELSDEKILNKLFSYGRKYLDEMFWYKFENAEKVKTEIIKMVGKNVQKYNLQRGDYTVRIIGLTGDKPYEFVDTYAGTIILIDYLYFYKNKEKTTIKEIMDKAILDFIENNEVNEKKANFWITYDEIKKVVYDNKNKNIAMKKIVKILDKRFDYFDWTGFYLVENNELKLGEFIGEPTEHKKIKFGEGICGQAAETQKTFVVKDVNKESNYLSCSPKTKSEIVVPIFGKNNSIVGEIDIDSHKVNAFDDGDKEFLENIAILLKKYF, from the coding sequence ATGAGAAGTGTTTTTCGAGATATAACAGATAATTTTTTTGAAATTTTATCATATAAAAAAGAAGAATGGAATAAATTCTGGCATATTTATAAAATTAAAGTTCCATATGTTGAATTGTATCAAAAAAAGAACGAATTAAGTGATGAAAAAATATTAAATAAATTATTTTCTTATGGAAGAAAATATTTAGATGAAATGTTTTGGTATAAATTTGAAAATGCTGAAAAAGTAAAAACAGAAATTATAAAAATGGTTGGGAAAAATGTACAAAAATATAATTTACAAAGAGGAGATTATACAGTAAGAATAATTGGTTTAACTGGCGATAAACCTTATGAATTTGTTGATACTTATGCAGGAACTATTATATTAATTGATTATTTATATTTTTATAAAAATAAAGAAAAAACGACAATAAAAGAAATTATGGACAAAGCTATATTAGACTTTATAGAAAATAATGAAGTAAATGAAAAAAAAGCTAATTTTTGGATAACATATGATGAGATAAAAAAAGTAGTTTATGATAATAAAAATAAAAATATTGCAATGAAAAAAATAGTAAAAATATTAGATAAAAGATTTGACTACTTTGACTGGACTGGTTTTTATCTTGTTGAAAATAATGAATTAAAATTAGGCGAGTTCATAGGTGAACCTACAGAACATAAAAAAATAAAGTTTGGAGAAGGTATTTGTGGTCAAGCTGCCGAAACTCAAAAAACTTTTGTTGTAAAAGATGTAAATAAAGAAAGTAATTATTTATCTTGTAGTCCTAAAACAAAATCTGAAATAGTAGTTCCGATTTTTGGAAAAAATAATTCTATTGTTGGCGAAATAGATATAGATAGTCATAAGGTTAATGCTTTTGATGATGGAGATAAAGAATTTTTAGAAAATATAGCAATACTTTTAAAAAAATACTTTTAA
- the ligA gene encoding NAD-dependent DNA ligase LigA produces MSVPAKLREKYEKLKKEIEEHNYRYYIKSDPIISDTQYDKIFKELITLEENFPELKTQDSPTQRVGGIIVNEFKKVEHTLPMLSLDNTYNEKDIIDFNQKIIKNFPNVKYYCELKIDGVSISLKYKKGKLIQALTRGDGIFGEDVTQNIKTIRSIPLNLNEKIDIEVRGEVFMPINEFKRINEEREIEGLNIFANPRNSAAGTLKLLDSSKVSKRRLDAFIYYILFPNNYNLKTQEEAMIFLKKLGFKINEHNKICKNENELIDYWIYWSNNRKNLDYDIDGAVAKVNEFSMQRELGETSRAPRWAIAFKFKAERKLTQIKNIKLQVGSSGIITPVAEFEAIQLEGSTVKKASLHNFEYIKERDIREKDFVYVEKAGGIIPQVVGVKIEKRTGEEKIILEPQKCPECGGKTGKINPSEVAIRCLNPLCPAKLIRILENFVSRDGMNIEGLGPKLIERMVKSKLISDPSDLYYLNSFKLATLGSGIGIKTINNLLSEIEKSKDSDLENLLFALGIPLVGIKNAKNLAIKFKSIDKIQTSTLHELMEVEGIGEDMARSIKEFFNQEDVKKILLKLKNANVNTVYKKEVKEGKLSGYIVSQTGELKNMNRREFSKYVESKGGIFSNNVTKKTKILVVGENPGSKLEKAKKFGISIMLEEEFFKNYN; encoded by the coding sequence ATGTCTGTACCTGCTAAATTAAGAGAAAAATATGAAAAATTAAAAAAAGAAATAGAAGAACACAATTATAGATATTATATAAAATCAGATCCAATAATTTCAGATACTCAATATGATAAAATATTTAAAGAATTAATAACTCTTGAAGAAAATTTTCCTGAATTAAAAACTCAAGATTCACCTACTCAAAGAGTTGGTGGAATTATTGTAAATGAATTTAAAAAAGTAGAACATACATTGCCAATGTTATCTTTAGATAACACTTATAATGAAAAAGATATAATTGACTTTAATCAAAAGATAATTAAAAATTTTCCAAATGTAAAATATTATTGTGAATTAAAAATAGATGGTGTATCAATATCCTTAAAGTATAAAAAAGGTAAATTAATACAGGCTTTAACTAGAGGAGATGGAATTTTTGGTGAAGATGTAACCCAAAACATAAAAACTATTAGAAGTATCCCTTTAAATTTAAATGAAAAAATAGATATAGAAGTTAGAGGGGAAGTTTTTATGCCAATAAATGAATTTAAAAGAATAAATGAAGAAAGAGAAATTGAAGGCTTAAATATATTTGCAAATCCAAGGAATTCTGCAGCTGGAACTTTAAAACTTTTAGACTCCTCAAAAGTATCTAAAAGAAGATTAGATGCTTTTATTTATTATATTTTATTTCCAAATAATTATAATTTAAAAACACAAGAAGAAGCTATGATTTTTTTAAAAAAACTAGGTTTTAAAATAAATGAGCATAATAAAATATGTAAAAATGAAAATGAATTAATCGATTATTGGATATATTGGAGTAATAATAGAAAAAATTTAGATTATGATATAGATGGAGCTGTTGCAAAAGTAAATGAATTTTCAATGCAAAGAGAACTTGGAGAAACTTCACGCGCACCAAGATGGGCAATTGCTTTCAAATTTAAAGCTGAAAGAAAATTGACTCAGATAAAAAATATTAAATTACAAGTTGGAAGCAGTGGCATAATAACTCCTGTTGCAGAATTTGAAGCTATACAACTTGAAGGTTCTACTGTAAAAAAGGCTAGTCTTCATAATTTTGAATATATAAAAGAAAGAGATATTAGAGAAAAAGACTTTGTTTATGTTGAAAAAGCTGGTGGTATAATACCACAAGTTGTAGGTGTAAAAATAGAAAAAAGAACGGGTGAAGAAAAAATTATTTTAGAACCCCAAAAATGTCCTGAATGTGGTGGAAAAACAGGGAAAATTAATCCTTCAGAAGTTGCAATAAGATGTTTAAACCCACTTTGTCCTGCAAAATTAATACGAATATTAGAAAATTTTGTATCAAGAGATGGGATGAATATAGAAGGATTAGGACCAAAATTAATAGAAAGAATGGTAAAAAGCAAACTGATTTCTGATCCAAGTGATTTATATTATTTAAATTCTTTTAAACTTGCAACGCTTGGAAGTGGAATAGGCATAAAAACCATAAATAATCTTCTATCAGAAATAGAAAAATCAAAAGACTCTGATTTAGAAAATTTATTATTTGCATTAGGTATACCTCTTGTTGGAATTAAAAATGCTAAAAATCTTGCCATAAAATTTAAATCAATTGACAAAATTCAAACTTCAACATTACATGAATTAATGGAAGTTGAAGGTATAGGAGAAGATATGGCGCGTTCAATAAAAGAATTTTTTAATCAAGAAGATGTAAAAAAAATACTTTTGAAATTAAAAAATGCTAATGTAAATACTGTTTATAAAAAAGAAGTAAAAGAAGGAAAATTATCAGGGTATATAGTTTCACAAACTGGCGAATTAAAAAATATGAATAGAAGGGAATTCTCTAAATATGTAGAAAGTAAAGGTGGTATTTTTTCCAATAATGTAACTAAAAAAACAAAAATATTAGTGGTTGGAGAAAATCCAGGAAGCAAATTAGAAAAAGCAAAAAAATTTGGAATATCAATTATGTTAGAAGAAGAATTTTTTAAAAATTATAATTAA
- the acpS gene encoding holo-ACP synthase translates to MILGIGTDIVKISRLNIKLLNKILTESEREICKNYAINRKLEFAAGRFAVKESLTKAFKIFIPMDKISVLKDDNEVPYLSKETHKYLKNKFGNVNINISISHEKEYAIAMVIVEKLED, encoded by the coding sequence ATGATTTTAGGAATAGGTACCGATATAGTAAAAATAAGCAGATTAAATATTAAATTATTAAATAAAATATTAACTGAAAGCGAAAGAGAAATATGTAAAAACTATGCTATAAATAGAAAACTAGAATTTGCTGCAGGTAGATTTGCTGTAAAAGAATCTTTAACAAAAGCCTTTAAAATATTCATTCCAATGGATAAAATTTCTGTATTAAAAGATGATAATGAAGTTCCTTACTTATCAAAAGAAACTCATAAGTATCTAAAAAATAAGTTTGGTAATGTTAATATAAACATATCAATATCTCATGAAAAAGAATATGCTATTGCAATGGTTATTGTAGAAAAATTGGAGGATTAA